In one Bacteroides intestinalis DSM 17393 genomic region, the following are encoded:
- a CDS encoding YitT family protein, whose product MQITKPTKAEMMRELRDYIFITVGLISYALGWALFLIPYQITTGGTTGIGAIIYYATGFPIQWSYFIINAVLMTFAIKILGPKFSIKTTFAIFGLTFFLWFFQMLVNGPDNTPPLILGPGQDFMACMIGAVMCGAGLGVVFNCNGSTGGTDIIAAIIHKYKDVTLGRMVMLCDVIIISSCYFVFHDWRRVIFGFVTLFVIGFVLDYIVNSARQSVQFFIFSKEYEKIADRITKETHRGVTVLDGIGWYSKHNVKVLVVLAYKRQSIDIFRLVKDIDPNAFISQSSVIGVYGEGFDRLKVK is encoded by the coding sequence ATGCAAATTACAAAACCAACCAAAGCCGAAATGATGAGAGAGTTACGGGACTATATCTTCATCACTGTCGGTCTTATCAGTTATGCCTTGGGATGGGCGTTGTTTCTGATTCCTTATCAGATAACGACAGGAGGAACTACGGGTATCGGTGCAATTATCTATTACGCCACGGGGTTTCCTATCCAATGGTCATACTTCATCATCAATGCTGTCTTAATGACATTTGCCATTAAAATACTGGGTCCTAAATTCAGTATTAAAACTACGTTTGCCATCTTCGGGCTGACATTCTTTTTATGGTTTTTCCAAATGCTTGTAAATGGTCCAGACAATACACCACCACTTATACTGGGACCGGGACAGGACTTCATGGCTTGTATGATAGGTGCCGTGATGTGCGGTGCAGGTCTTGGAGTCGTATTCAATTGCAACGGAAGCACGGGAGGAACGGATATCATCGCCGCTATCATACATAAGTATAAAGACGTCACACTGGGACGTATGGTGATGCTTTGCGATGTGATTATTATCAGTTCCTGTTACTTCGTATTCCACGACTGGAGACGCGTGATATTTGGTTTTGTAACTTTGTTTGTTATCGGTTTCGTATTAGACTATATTGTGAACAGTGCCCGCCAGTCCGTGCAATTCTTTATCTTCTCCAAAGAGTATGAAAAAATAGCCGACCGTATTACGAAAGAGACACACCGCGGTGTAACCGTTCTGGACGGTATAGGATGGTACAGTAAACACAATGTAAAAGTACTCGTCGTTCTGGCTTACAAACGCCAGTCAATCGACATTTTCCGTTTGGTGAAAGACATTGACCCGAACGCATTTATCTCTCAAAGTTCCGTTATCGGAGTATATGGAGAAGGTTTTGACCGGTTGAAAGTGAAATAA
- the leuS gene encoding leucine--tRNA ligase gives MEYNFREIEKKWQKRWVEEKTYQVKEDETKQKYYVLNMFPYPSGAGLHVGHPLGYIASDIYARYKRLQGFNVLNPMGYDAYGLPAEQYAIQTGQHPAITTINNIDRYREQLDKIGFCFDWSREIRTCEPEYYHWTQWAFQKMFNSYYCNDEQQARPIEELIQAFEQVGTNGMNVACGEELSFTAEEWKAKSEKEKQEILMNYRIAYLGETMVNWCAQLGTVLANDEVIDGVSERGGFPVVQKKMRQWCLRVSAYAQRLLDGLDTIDWTDSLKETQRNWIGRSEGAEVQFKVKDSDLEFTIFTTRADTMFGVTFMVLAPESELVAQLTTPEQKDEVNAYLERTKKRTERDRIADRSVTGVFSGSYAINPFTGEAVPIWISDYVLAGYGTGAIMAVPAHDSRDYAFAKHFGLEIRPLVEGCDVSEESFDAKEGIVCNSPRPDVTPYCDLTLNGLTIKEAIEKTKSYVKEHNLGRVKVNYRLRDAIFSRQRYWGEPFPVYYKDGMPYMIDESCLPLELPEVAKFLPTETGEPPLGHATKWAWDTVNKCVVENEKIDNVTVFPLELNTMPGFAGSSAYYLRYMDPHNNKALVDKKIDEYWKSVDLYVGGTEHATGHLIYSRFWNKFLYDVGVSIVEEPFRKLVNQGMIQGRSNFVYRIKDSNKFVSLNLKNQYDTTPLHVDVNIVSNDILDLEAFKAWRPEFANAEFILEDGKYICGWAVEKMSKSMFNVVNPDMIVEKYGADTLRMYEMFLGPVEQSKPWDTNGIDGVYRFIKKFWSLFYDRNGNYMVTDEPATKEELKSLHKLIKKVTSDIEQFSYNTSVSAFMICVNELFSLKCSKKEILNQLIIVLAPFAPHVCEELWDTLGHTDSVCDAKWPTYNEEYLVEDTINYTISFNGKARFNMEFPADETSEVIQSTVLADERSAKWMEGKSVVKVIVVPKKIVNIVIK, from the coding sequence ATGTACTAAACATGTTCCCCTACCCCTCCGGTGCGGGCCTACACGTAGGACACCCGCTGGGATACATTGCTTCGGACATTTATGCCCGTTACAAACGACTGCAGGGCTTCAATGTACTAAATCCCATGGGATATGATGCTTACGGACTTCCCGCCGAACAATATGCTATACAAACGGGACAACATCCTGCAATTACTACGATCAACAATATCGACCGTTACCGTGAGCAGTTGGATAAGATAGGTTTCTGTTTCGACTGGAGCCGCGAAATACGTACGTGCGAACCGGAATATTATCATTGGACGCAATGGGCATTCCAGAAGATGTTCAACAGCTATTATTGCAATGATGAACAACAGGCCCGCCCTATCGAAGAGCTGATACAGGCTTTCGAGCAAGTAGGTACCAACGGTATGAATGTGGCTTGTGGCGAAGAACTCAGCTTCACTGCCGAAGAATGGAAAGCCAAGAGCGAGAAAGAGAAACAGGAAATCCTGATGAACTATCGCATCGCCTATCTGGGTGAAACGATGGTAAACTGGTGTGCCCAATTGGGTACGGTTCTGGCCAACGATGAAGTGATAGACGGTGTATCCGAACGTGGAGGTTTCCCCGTAGTTCAGAAGAAGATGCGTCAATGGTGTCTTCGCGTTTCTGCTTATGCACAACGCCTGCTGGACGGTCTGGATACCATCGACTGGACAGATTCTCTGAAAGAAACTCAAAGGAACTGGATCGGCCGTAGCGAAGGTGCCGAAGTACAATTCAAGGTAAAAGACAGCGATCTGGAATTTACTATCTTCACGACTCGTGCAGATACGATGTTCGGTGTTACTTTCATGGTGTTGGCACCGGAAAGCGAATTGGTAGCCCAGCTGACTACTCCTGAGCAAAAGGACGAAGTTAACGCTTATCTGGAACGTACAAAGAAACGTACTGAACGCGATCGCATCGCTGACCGCAGCGTGACGGGTGTATTCTCCGGAAGTTATGCCATTAATCCTTTCACTGGTGAGGCAGTGCCCATCTGGATTAGTGACTATGTACTTGCCGGTTATGGTACAGGTGCCATCATGGCTGTACCTGCACACGATAGTCGTGACTATGCTTTCGCCAAACATTTCGGATTGGAAATCCGTCCGTTGGTAGAAGGTTGTGATGTCAGTGAAGAAAGCTTTGATGCCAAAGAAGGTATCGTTTGCAACTCTCCGAGACCTGATGTAACTCCTTATTGTGATCTTACATTGAACGGACTGACCATTAAAGAAGCTATCGAAAAGACCAAGAGCTATGTAAAAGAACATAATCTGGGACGCGTAAAAGTGAATTATCGTCTTCGTGACGCTATCTTCTCCCGCCAGCGCTACTGGGGTGAACCGTTCCCGGTTTACTACAAGGATGGAATGCCTTATATGATCGATGAAAGCTGTCTGCCGCTTGAATTGCCGGAAGTTGCCAAATTCCTTCCTACCGAAACCGGAGAACCACCGTTGGGACATGCTACCAAATGGGCTTGGGACACCGTAAACAAATGTGTGGTAGAGAATGAAAAAATAGATAACGTTACTGTATTCCCTCTTGAACTGAATACCATGCCGGGCTTTGCAGGTTCCAGCGCATATTATCTGCGTTATATGGACCCGCACAACAACAAAGCATTGGTTGATAAGAAAATAGATGAATACTGGAAAAGCGTCGACCTTTATGTAGGTGGTACGGAACATGCTACAGGGCACTTGATTTATTCACGTTTCTGGAATAAATTTCTGTACGACGTAGGAGTGTCTATCGTAGAAGAACCGTTCCGGAAATTGGTGAACCAAGGTATGATACAGGGACGGAGTAACTTTGTTTACCGTATCAAAGACAGCAACAAGTTCGTTTCTCTGAATCTGAAGAATCAATACGACACCACTCCACTCCATGTGGATGTAAATATCGTATCCAATGATATTCTGGATCTCGAAGCTTTCAAGGCATGGCGTCCTGAATTTGCCAACGCTGAATTTATCCTGGAAGATGGTAAATACATCTGCGGCTGGGCTGTGGAGAAGATGAGTAAATCCATGTTCAACGTCGTTAATCCCGATATGATTGTTGAGAAATACGGTGCGGATACATTGCGTATGTACGAGATGTTCCTCGGTCCGGTAGAGCAATCCAAGCCTTGGGATACGAACGGTATCGACGGTGTGTACCGCTTCATCAAAAAGTTCTGGTCACTGTTCTACGACCGTAACGGAAACTATATGGTGACGGATGAGCCTGCAACCAAGGAAGAACTGAAATCTTTGCATAAACTGATTAAGAAAGTAACGAGTGATATTGAACAGTTCTCTTACAATACTTCCGTCAGTGCTTTCATGATTTGTGTAAACGAGTTATTCAGCCTGAAATGCAGCAAGAAAGAGATATTGAATCAACTGATTATCGTATTGGCTCCTTTCGCTCCGCACGTATGTGAAGAGTTGTGGGATACACTGGGCCATACAGATTCAGTTTGCGATGCCAAGTGGCCTACTTACAACGAAGAATACCTGGTGGAAGATACAATCAACTACACCATATCTTTCAATGGCAAGGCACGCTTCAATATGGAATTCCCTGCTGACGAAACATCAGAAGTCATTCAAAGCACCGTATTGGCAGATGAACGTTCAGCTAAATGGATGGAAGGCAAATCAGTAGTGAAGGTAATTGTCGTTCCGAAGAAGATCGTAAACATTGTTATTAAATAA
- the porZ gene encoding type IX secretion system anionic LPS delivery protein PorZ yields the protein MRFQYIVLLCLIYFLPAYSQNAIGEWQTYLSYHNPTRSEVIGSKLFILANGDLYAYDKEDTSIRTYSKSFPLSDTEISYIAYQSAYKSLVIIYSNANIDLLVNEEDIYNLPDYKNKNMTQDKTINHACFYKEYTYLSTASGILCINLKKREISNYYPLNKNVLACNVSDNHLYAATSEGLFAGLLTENLLDIKNWKKVSDDTSEFLSQYHDIPFKGEVPENITPNSPVRNYPYYMNFAGERLLITGGGHIANRLDRPGTIMTFENNTWNSFQEEGISEQTKHRYDDINCIVQDPKDIAHHFAASAGEGIYEFKDGKFINWYSMHNSPLESAVPNEPWADSYVRVNGLIYDKENNLWMVSCETQHAVSVLMKNGDWVSLHYPEIVKASNFGRTIFDKRGWLWATSSRIESGGLFCLNYNGTIADTSDDQHRFITRFTNQDGALLEQLAVYCIAEDKEGVIWIGTNRGPLVLNNPSRYFNDNFYCTQIKVPRNDDSGLADFLLVNEAINAIAIDGANRKWIGTASNGIYLISADGMETIHHFTEENSPLLSNSIVSIAIHPRTGEVFIGTGKGLVSYQSDATEAEDSFKESNVRAYPNPVRPDYSGVITVTGMVYDSDVKIVDTAGHLIYQGTSLGGQFTWDGRNKQGRRVATGIYMVLAADSEGKEGIVTKIAFIK from the coding sequence ATGAGATTTCAATATATAGTTCTTCTCTGCTTAATCTATTTTCTGCCTGCCTATTCGCAAAATGCGATAGGAGAGTGGCAAACTTACCTTTCTTATCATAACCCTACCCGCAGTGAAGTCATTGGAAGTAAACTCTTCATCCTTGCCAATGGTGATTTATATGCTTATGATAAAGAAGATACCAGCATACGAACTTATTCAAAATCTTTTCCGCTAAGCGATACGGAAATATCTTATATTGCTTACCAATCAGCCTATAAATCATTGGTCATTATTTATTCCAATGCAAATATAGACCTGTTGGTGAATGAGGAAGATATCTATAACCTTCCCGATTATAAAAACAAGAATATGACACAGGATAAGACGATCAACCACGCTTGTTTTTATAAGGAATACACGTATTTATCCACTGCGTCGGGTATTCTTTGTATCAATCTGAAAAAGCGGGAAATCAGCAATTACTATCCTCTGAATAAAAACGTTCTGGCATGTAATGTATCGGATAATCATCTTTATGCCGCTACTTCCGAAGGGTTGTTTGCAGGGTTATTGACAGAAAATCTGCTGGATATTAAGAACTGGAAGAAAGTGTCGGATGATACCTCTGAATTCCTCTCGCAATACCACGATATTCCTTTTAAAGGAGAAGTACCCGAAAACATTACTCCGAATAGTCCTGTACGGAACTATCCGTATTATATGAATTTTGCCGGAGAACGATTGCTGATTACCGGAGGAGGACATATAGCTAACAGACTTGACAGGCCCGGAACCATTATGACCTTTGAAAATAATACCTGGAACAGTTTTCAGGAAGAAGGGATCAGTGAACAAACCAAACATCGATACGATGACATAAACTGTATTGTGCAAGATCCTAAAGACATTGCTCATCATTTTGCAGCATCAGCAGGAGAAGGGATTTACGAATTTAAAGATGGGAAGTTCATAAACTGGTATAGTATGCATAACAGTCCGTTGGAAAGTGCTGTACCTAATGAACCTTGGGCAGATAGTTATGTACGCGTGAACGGATTGATTTATGACAAAGAAAATAACCTTTGGATGGTGAGTTGTGAGACACAACATGCAGTGAGTGTATTGATGAAAAATGGTGACTGGGTAAGTCTTCATTATCCGGAAATAGTAAAAGCAAGTAATTTCGGACGGACTATCTTTGATAAAAGAGGTTGGCTGTGGGCTACTTCTTCGCGTATAGAGTCGGGAGGATTGTTTTGTTTGAATTATAACGGCACTATAGCAGATACTTCGGACGACCAACACAGGTTCATTACCCGGTTTACGAATCAAGACGGAGCCCTTTTAGAACAGCTGGCGGTTTATTGCATTGCCGAGGATAAAGAGGGAGTCATCTGGATCGGTACTAACAGAGGTCCTTTGGTACTGAACAATCCTTCCCGCTATTTCAATGATAACTTCTATTGTACACAGATTAAAGTTCCGCGCAATGATGACAGTGGGTTAGCTGATTTCTTATTGGTGAACGAAGCGATTAATGCCATTGCAATAGATGGTGCCAACAGAAAATGGATAGGTACGGCGTCCAATGGAATTTACCTGATAAGTGCGGATGGAATGGAAACGATTCATCACTTTACGGAAGAGAATAGTCCGCTACTTTCCAATAGTATCGTATCTATTGCTATACATCCCCGTACCGGCGAAGTCTTCATCGGAACAGGTAAAGGGCTTGTTTCTTACCAAAGTGACGCTACAGAGGCTGAAGACAGCTTTAAAGAGAGTAATGTACGAGCTTATCCTAATCCGGTACGCCCGGACTACAGCGGTGTGATTACTGTTACGGGGATGGTCTACGACAGTGATGTGAAGATTGTGGACACTGCCGGACATCTTATTTATCAAGGTACTTCCCTGGGAGGGCAATTCACTTGGGATGGAAGAAATAAGCAGGGTAGGAGAGTGGCCACAGGAATATATATGGTACTTGCCGCAGACAGTGAAGGAAAAGAGGGGATTGTTACGAAAATTGCATTTATCAAATAA
- a CDS encoding Gfo/Idh/MocA family protein, with product MKIKVGLIGFGRMGQMYLESMQKTNRWDIAYICDTDSASRELARTLSPTSKIISDEQEIFNDDSVQAVGLFTLADSRKDQIEKAIQSKKHIISEKPVADTIDKEWEVVDLVEKSDIFSTVNLYLRNSWYHQIMKQFIEEGEIGELAILRICHMTPGLAPGEGHEYEGPAYHDCGMHYIDIARWYANSEYKTWHAQGIRMWNYKDPWWVQCHGTFQNGIVFDVTQGFVYGQLSKNQTHNAYTDIIGTKGIVRMTHDFQTAVVELHGVNRTLRLEKPFGGKNLDKLCDIMANSIESGKRDPRLPQMRDSAIASQYGWTFLEDAHRNDLSAIGDLQTLEEIRERRKYMKEGYGLLRPKRTVV from the coding sequence ATGAAAATAAAAGTTGGTTTGATTGGGTTCGGGCGAATGGGACAGATGTATTTGGAAAGCATGCAAAAGACTAATCGGTGGGACATTGCATATATCTGCGACACAGATTCCGCTTCTCGAGAATTGGCAAGAACTCTTTCACCTACATCCAAAATCATATCCGATGAACAGGAAATATTCAATGATGACAGCGTACAGGCCGTAGGACTCTTTACGTTAGCTGATTCACGGAAAGATCAAATAGAGAAAGCTATTCAAAGTAAAAAACACATTATTTCGGAAAAACCCGTTGCCGATACCATCGATAAAGAATGGGAAGTGGTAGATCTAGTGGAAAAAAGTGATATTTTTTCCACAGTAAATCTTTACTTGCGTAACTCATGGTATCATCAGATCATGAAACAGTTTATTGAAGAAGGTGAAATAGGTGAACTAGCCATTCTACGAATCTGTCACATGACTCCAGGACTGGCACCAGGCGAAGGACACGAGTACGAAGGCCCTGCTTACCACGATTGCGGCATGCACTACATAGACATTGCCCGTTGGTATGCCAATAGCGAATATAAAACTTGGCATGCACAAGGTATACGAATGTGGAACTATAAAGATCCCTGGTGGGTACAGTGCCACGGTACTTTCCAAAACGGAATTGTATTTGATGTTACACAAGGTTTCGTCTACGGACAACTCTCCAAAAATCAAACTCATAACGCATATACGGATATCATTGGTACAAAAGGTATTGTACGCATGACGCATGATTTCCAAACTGCTGTAGTGGAACTTCACGGAGTGAACCGTACACTTCGTCTGGAAAAGCCATTTGGCGGGAAGAATCTAGACAAGCTTTGTGACATTATGGCTAATTCTATTGAAAGTGGAAAACGTGACCCACGGCTTCCGCAGATGCGTGATTCTGCAATCGCATCCCAATATGGTTGGACATTCTTGGAAGATGCACACCGAAATGACTTGTCCGCTATCGGAGATTTACAGACACTAGAAGAAATTAGGGAACGCCGAAAGTATATGAAAGAAGGCTACGGACTCCTTCGTCCGAAAAGAACTGTAGTCTGA
- a CDS encoding non-canonical purine NTP diphosphatase: MKHKFVFATNNAHKLEEVTAILGNRIELLSLKDIHCHTDIPETADTLEGNALLKAQYIYENYQMDCFADDTGLEVEALNGEPGVYSARYAGDGHNAEANMLKLLHAMEGIENRKAQFRTAFALIIDGKEHLFEGVIKGEIIKTRRGNSGFGYDPIFVPEGYTQTFAEMGNELKNKISHRAIATNKLCKFLNSIQ, translated from the coding sequence ATGAAACATAAATTCGTATTTGCCACAAACAATGCACACAAATTGGAAGAAGTAACCGCTATTTTAGGTAACAGAATAGAACTTCTTAGTCTGAAAGACATTCATTGCCATACAGACATACCTGAAACTGCCGATACTTTGGAAGGAAACGCTTTACTGAAAGCACAGTACATTTATGAAAACTACCAGATGGATTGTTTTGCCGATGATACCGGTCTGGAAGTAGAAGCTTTGAATGGAGAACCGGGAGTTTATTCGGCACGCTATGCCGGAGACGGACATAATGCAGAAGCAAATATGCTGAAACTGCTACATGCCATGGAAGGAATAGAAAACCGGAAAGCACAATTCCGCACTGCATTCGCACTGATTATCGACGGAAAAGAGCATTTGTTCGAAGGTGTAATCAAAGGAGAAATCATCAAAACCAGAAGAGGAAACTCCGGTTTTGGATATGATCCTATATTTGTTCCCGAAGGGTATACACAGACTTTTGCAGAAATGGGCAACGAACTTAAAAACAAAATCAGCCACCGTGCCATAGCTACAAACAAACTTTGCAAATTCCTTAATAGCATACAATAA
- a CDS encoding Gfo/Idh/MocA family protein, whose product MSKFTRREFLKTGGLALAGLTIAPSTILGRSHGHVPPSDRLNIAAVGIGGMGHTNINHVKNTENIVALCDVDWRYAKGVFDEFPNAKKYWDYRKMYDEMGKSIDAVIVATADHTHAIITADAMTMGKHVYCQKPLTHSVYESRLLTRLAASTGVVTQMGNQGSSDEGTDLVCEWIWNGEIGDVIKVECATDRPIWPQGLNVPEKEDRIPRTLNWDLFTGPAKLNPYNEIYHPWNWRGWWDYGTGALGDMACHILHQPFRALKLQYPTKVEGSSTLLLNSCAPQAQHVKLTFPARENMPKVAMPEVEVHWYDGGMMPERPKGFPEGKQLMQSGGGLTIFHGTKDTLICGCYGQNPWLLSGRVPNAPKVCRRVPKAMNGGHEMDWVRACKESASNRVMPKSDFSEAGPMNEMVAMGVLAIRLQGLNKTLEWDGANMRFTNIGDEETIRTVIKDGFKIHNGHPTFDKTWTDPVNAKAFAEELVKHNYREGWKLPDMPR is encoded by the coding sequence ATGTCTAAATTTACAAGAAGAGAATTTCTTAAGACCGGAGGTTTAGCTTTGGCAGGACTTACAATTGCTCCAAGTACCATTTTAGGTCGTAGCCACGGACACGTACCTCCTAGTGACCGATTGAACATTGCTGCCGTTGGTATAGGTGGAATGGGACACACCAACATCAACCATGTGAAGAATACAGAAAACATCGTAGCCCTCTGTGACGTAGATTGGCGCTACGCAAAAGGTGTATTCGACGAATTCCCCAATGCAAAGAAATATTGGGATTATCGTAAAATGTACGATGAAATGGGAAAATCCATTGATGCAGTGATCGTTGCTACTGCCGACCATACACATGCCATCATTACAGCCGATGCCATGACAATGGGCAAACACGTATATTGCCAAAAACCGCTGACGCACTCTGTATATGAGTCTCGTCTACTCACTCGTCTGGCCGCTTCCACTGGTGTAGTTACCCAAATGGGTAACCAAGGCTCTTCAGATGAAGGTACTGACTTAGTATGCGAATGGATATGGAACGGTGAAATTGGCGATGTAATAAAAGTGGAATGCGCTACCGACCGCCCCATCTGGCCGCAAGGACTGAACGTTCCTGAAAAGGAAGACCGTATTCCTCGTACACTAAACTGGGATTTATTTACTGGTCCTGCCAAATTGAATCCTTATAACGAAATCTATCATCCTTGGAACTGGCGCGGATGGTGGGATTATGGTACAGGTGCTTTGGGCGATATGGCCTGCCACATCCTGCACCAACCGTTTAGGGCTTTGAAGTTACAATATCCTACTAAGGTGGAAGGCTCGTCTACATTATTACTCAATTCTTGTGCTCCGCAAGCACAGCATGTGAAGCTGACTTTCCCCGCACGCGAAAATATGCCGAAAGTGGCTATGCCCGAAGTGGAAGTTCACTGGTACGACGGTGGCATGATGCCTGAACGTCCGAAAGGATTCCCCGAAGGAAAACAACTGATGCAAAGTGGTGGTGGTCTAACCATCTTCCATGGTACCAAAGACACACTAATTTGCGGTTGCTATGGACAAAACCCATGGTTGCTTTCAGGTCGTGTACCCAATGCACCGAAAGTCTGCCGTCGTGTACCGAAGGCTATGAATGGCGGTCATGAAATGGACTGGGTACGTGCTTGCAAAGAAAGCGCTTCAAACCGTGTAATGCCGAAATCTGACTTCTCGGAAGCAGGCCCAATGAACGAAATGGTAGCTATGGGTGTATTAGCAATCCGTCTACAGGGTTTAAATAAGACATTGGAATGGGATGGTGCCAATATGCGTTTTACTAATATCGGTGACGAGGAAACTATCCGTACAGTCATCAAGGATGGTTTCAAGATACACAACGGTCATCCTACGTTCGACAAGACATGGACCGATCCTGTCAATGCCAAAGCATTTGCCGAAGAACTTGTGAAGCACAACTACCGCGAAGGTTGGAAATTACCCGATATGCCAAGATAA